In Streptomyces dangxiongensis, one DNA window encodes the following:
- a CDS encoding TetR family transcriptional regulator — MPLTEAGIYAAALRLIDQDGAEALTMRKLATALDANPMSLYHHVSNKEAVLRGVTRTVGAQFRTVALENAPWQERIRLLAADFRTLAHRHPGLMAYSFSHQPDFIQPDDPFWTALTAIVAAAGVPQPEVPEIAALIVAVVIGALTAELNGSLHQWANLKPPGPDSGEERPTDAAPRPTGAGPEGPDQDHMFRLVMNTLIAGLESRLTADDDGRDVGRR; from the coding sequence GTGCCTCTGACCGAGGCCGGGATCTATGCCGCGGCCCTGCGGCTCATCGACCAGGACGGGGCCGAGGCGCTCACCATGCGCAAACTCGCGACCGCGCTCGACGCGAACCCGATGTCGCTGTACCACCACGTGTCGAACAAGGAAGCCGTGCTGCGCGGCGTGACGAGAACGGTCGGAGCCCAGTTCCGCACCGTGGCGCTGGAGAACGCCCCCTGGCAGGAGCGCATCCGTCTGCTCGCCGCGGACTTCCGGACGCTGGCGCACCGTCACCCCGGACTGATGGCCTACTCGTTCAGCCACCAGCCGGACTTCATCCAGCCCGACGACCCGTTCTGGACTGCGCTCACCGCGATCGTGGCGGCTGCCGGGGTGCCGCAGCCAGAGGTCCCGGAGATCGCCGCGTTGATCGTCGCCGTCGTCATCGGTGCGCTCACCGCCGAACTCAACGGCTCGCTCCACCAGTGGGCGAACCTGAAGCCCCCCGGCCCCGACAGCGGCGAGGAGCGGCCCACGGATGCAGCGCCTCGCCCCACGGGCGCAGGCCCTGAAGGCCCTGACCAGGACCACATGTTCCGCCTCGTGATGAACACACTGATCGCGGGCCTGGAAAGCCGGCTCACCGCCGATGATGACGGCCGGGACGTCGGCCGCCGTTGA
- a CDS encoding ferredoxin, translating to MRTVVDLTRCQGYAQCVFLAPEVFELHGEEGLLYATAVPDDQAERVRQAAAACPVQAILLGEEVSTGAR from the coding sequence ATGCGGACCGTTGTCGACCTCACACGCTGCCAGGGCTATGCACAGTGCGTGTTCCTCGCGCCGGAGGTGTTCGAGCTGCACGGGGAGGAGGGGCTGCTGTACGCCACGGCCGTCCCCGACGACCAGGCGGAGCGTGTACGCCAGGCCGCGGCGGCGTGCCCGGTGCAGGCGATCCTCCTCGGGGAAGAGGTGAGCACTGGTGCCCGCTGA
- a CDS encoding NAD(P)/FAD-dependent oxidoreductase — MPADRKDGRIVIVGASLAGLRAAEALREEGFTGSLTVVGDEPHPPYDRPPLSKQVLLGQATADTLELPMRWDPDAEWRLGVRATGVDLLAKRVMLDDGESLPYDRLLITTGTRARSWPNPEEGTLDGVFTLRTREDGAGLAERLTARPERVLVIGGGFTGSEIASACRELGLEVTVAERGPAPLVGALGGTLSKLAAVMQRNHGVDLRTGVTVTALNGNGSFTGAQLSDGSRVEADVCVVALGAVRNVEWLADSGLAAGPRGIACDAGCRAFNMYGIVTDDVFVAGDVSRFPHPLFGYQMLSLEHWGNAVEQAEVAAHNMVSPGPLQRPHLAIPVFWSTQFGLNIKSVGVPTYSDHVVIAQGSLEARRLAMVYGYRGRVTAAVTVDMAKSLDYYRHLIETAAPFPPPPGALDRAIAADIPIPSAVPDPSVLSHGPTVALTGHLPDRRLTVV, encoded by the coding sequence GTGCCCGCTGACCGCAAGGACGGCCGTATCGTGATCGTCGGCGCGTCGCTGGCCGGGCTGAGGGCCGCGGAGGCACTGCGCGAAGAGGGCTTCACCGGCTCACTGACCGTCGTCGGGGACGAACCCCATCCGCCCTACGACCGGCCGCCGCTGTCCAAGCAGGTGCTGCTGGGCCAGGCGACGGCGGACACTCTGGAGCTGCCGATGCGCTGGGACCCGGACGCCGAGTGGCGGCTGGGCGTACGCGCCACCGGCGTCGATCTGCTGGCGAAGCGCGTGATGCTCGACGACGGAGAGTCCCTGCCGTACGACCGGCTGCTGATCACCACCGGAACACGCGCCCGGTCCTGGCCCAACCCGGAGGAAGGCACTCTGGACGGGGTGTTCACCCTGCGTACGCGTGAGGACGGTGCGGGACTGGCCGAGCGGCTGACCGCGAGGCCGGAGCGGGTGCTGGTGATCGGCGGCGGCTTCACCGGCTCGGAGATCGCCTCGGCCTGCCGGGAACTGGGGCTCGAGGTGACCGTCGCCGAACGCGGCCCCGCACCCCTGGTGGGTGCGCTCGGCGGCACCCTGTCCAAACTCGCCGCCGTCATGCAGCGCAACCACGGCGTGGACCTGCGCACCGGGGTGACGGTCACCGCCCTGAACGGCAATGGAAGCTTCACCGGCGCGCAGTTGTCCGACGGCAGCCGCGTCGAGGCGGACGTGTGCGTCGTGGCCCTGGGCGCCGTCCGCAACGTCGAGTGGCTGGCGGACTCCGGGCTGGCGGCGGGCCCGCGCGGCATCGCCTGCGACGCCGGCTGCCGGGCCTTCAACATGTACGGGATCGTCACCGACGATGTCTTCGTGGCCGGCGACGTCTCCCGCTTCCCCCACCCGCTGTTCGGTTACCAGATGCTCTCCCTGGAGCACTGGGGCAACGCGGTCGAGCAGGCCGAGGTCGCGGCCCACAACATGGTCAGCCCCGGGCCCCTGCAGCGCCCGCATCTGGCCATCCCGGTGTTCTGGTCGACCCAGTTCGGGCTCAACATCAAGTCGGTCGGCGTGCCCACCTACTCCGACCACGTGGTCATCGCCCAGGGGTCCCTGGAGGCGCGCCGGCTGGCGATGGTCTACGGCTACCGAGGCCGGGTCACCGCCGCGGTCACCGTCGACATGGCCAAGTCGCTCGACTACTACCGGCACCTGATCGAGACGGCCGCTCCGTTCCCACCGCCGCCGGGTGCGCTGGACCGTGCGATCGCGGCCGACATTCCGATCCCCTCCGCCGTGCCGGATCCCTCCGTGCTGTCCCACGGCCCGACCGTCGCGCTCACCGGTCACCTTCCCGACCGCCGACTGACAGTGGTGTAG
- a CDS encoding cytochrome P450: MDSTTLLARITAYASRPDPYPLYAELREAGPVVQQTDGSYLIGTYHQIAALLHDPRMSADPRTRGEVTRKPPFLRLDDPEHHRLRTLATRPFGPPHSPGRVDGMRDEIDRIAEELLEPFEVGRQVDIVDDFAYPLPVTVICRLLGVPREDEPLFRAWSDVLVAAADVRPDDESAETDKAGDQARMEMGGYLLNLAEQRRGEPGDDLLSAFVNEADPALRLTQEELAETAVLLLIAGHETTVNLITNGTLTLLRQPEHLDRLRREPELLPRAVEELLRYEPPVHMRERIPHADMDVAGIPVPQGASVILALASGNRDPQRFRDPDRFDPARPDNQHLGFGSGIHICYGGPLARVEAYAALGALLPHLGTASLVQDPPPYRQNAMLRGPRHLPIHL; this comes from the coding sequence ATGGACTCCACGACCTTGCTGGCACGGATCACCGCCTACGCCAGCCGTCCCGACCCCTACCCGCTGTACGCGGAACTCCGCGAGGCCGGTCCCGTGGTCCAGCAGACCGACGGCAGCTACCTGATCGGCACCTACCACCAGATCGCCGCCCTGCTCCACGACCCACGGATGAGCGCCGACCCGCGCACCCGTGGCGAAGTGACCCGCAAGCCGCCGTTCCTGCGGCTCGACGACCCCGAGCACCACAGGCTGCGCACCCTGGCCACGCGACCGTTCGGTCCCCCGCACAGCCCGGGCCGGGTCGACGGCATGCGCGACGAGATCGACCGGATCGCCGAGGAGCTGCTGGAGCCTTTCGAGGTGGGCCGCCAGGTCGACATCGTCGACGACTTCGCCTACCCGCTGCCCGTCACCGTGATCTGCCGGCTGCTCGGCGTGCCGCGCGAGGACGAACCGCTGTTCCGGGCCTGGTCCGACGTCCTGGTCGCGGCCGCCGACGTCAGGCCCGACGACGAATCGGCCGAGACGGACAAGGCCGGCGACCAGGCGCGGATGGAGATGGGCGGGTACCTGTTGAACCTGGCCGAGCAGCGCCGCGGCGAGCCGGGCGACGACCTGCTCTCCGCCTTCGTGAACGAGGCGGACCCGGCCCTGCGGCTCACTCAGGAGGAACTCGCGGAAACCGCCGTACTGCTCCTCATCGCCGGACACGAGACCACGGTCAATCTGATCACCAACGGGACGCTCACGCTGCTGCGCCAGCCCGAACATCTGGACCGGTTGCGCCGCGAGCCGGAGCTGTTGCCGCGAGCGGTGGAGGAACTGCTGCGCTATGAACCCCCGGTCCATATGCGCGAGCGCATCCCGCACGCCGACATGGACGTCGCCGGTATCCCCGTCCCCCAGGGCGCCTCCGTCATCCTGGCCCTGGCCTCGGGCAACCGCGACCCGCAGCGGTTCCGCGATCCCGACCGGTTCGACCCCGCCCGCCCGGACAACCAACACCTCGGCTTCGGCAGCGGAATCCATATCTGCTACGGGGGACCTTTGGCCCGCGTCGAGGCCTACGCCGCGC